The window AATGATGCTAGTACTGGAGGAACTTATGAGAACCGGTCAGGTGCCGACCATTCCAGTCTGGCTCGACGGGATGATCTGGGAAGCTACAGCCATTCACACAGCCTATCCGGAATACCTTAACAGCCAGCTAAGAACGCAGATATTCCAGAATGGAGAGAATCCATTTCTCTCACCCATATTCCGAAGGGTCGACAGCAGTGAGACAAGAAACAGGATACTCAACGACACGGAACCCTGCATCGTCCTCGCCACATCGGGAATGATGAACGGCGGGCCTGTAATGGAGTACATGAAACACTGGGCAGACGATCAGAGAAATACGCTCATATTCGTCGGTTATCAGGCCGAGGGAACGCTTGGCAGAAAGATCCAGCGCGGTGCAAAGGAACTGCAGATGAGCGAGCATGGCCAGCAGATAGCGGTGCCCATAAACCTGAATATCGAGACTGTAGACGGTTTCAGCGGCCATTCGGACAGAAGACAGCTGCTTAACTTTGTTTCCAGCATGGAGCCGAAGCCCAGCAGAATATTCCTTGGACATGGCGAAGAGCACAAGTGCCTTGAGCTCGCGAGCACCATACACAAGAAATTCGGCATTGAAACTAAGGCGCCGATGAATCTGGAGACCGTCAGGCTCAGGTGAAAACTTCCCTTATCCTGACCTTTATCGCGGGAAAACAGGATTTCGGCGGCTCATGCAGTAACTTGTTTCCTTGCCCTGTTGTATCTTATTTCTTCCTCCACAGGTCTTTCAAGCCCCGGGAGCCATCTGTTTACGCCATCTCTTACCAGGAGAACGACGCGTGAATCCTCTCTCTCACTCTGAATCCGGTAATTTCCGAGGAGTTTTCCGAGCGTGTTTGCAAATCCCTTTATCTCCTCATGGGATGGCATGTTCCTTATCGACAGTCTTTCCCTCGAATAGCCGACGTGGACGTATCCCTTGGATTCGATGAAATGCGGCTTGGCAACGCTGTCCAGGGCAGCATATGTTTCCTCAAAACCCATTGTCCAGTCCTTTACCAGGGTATGCCTTATTACTTTCCTGGTGTTGAGAGACGGTAGCAGCTCCAGTGTTTCCATGAGCTGCTCCCATGCATTCGATCGTATGGGAGCGCAGATCTTGGTGAAAATCTCCCTGGTGGGTGCCGCAACAGTGACATAAAGCTGGGTAGGCAGCGGGTTCAGTTTCCTCAGCACGTCCGGGTTGGTACCGTTCGTTACAAGAAAGGTAGTCATTCCGTTTCTGTGGCATAGCTCAATGTACTCTCCGAGGCGCGAATAGGCCGTCGGTTCTCCAGTCAGGGAAATGGCAACATGCTTTGGCGACTGGGATTCCTCCCATTTCGTGAGCGTGCATCTCGGATCCCCCTTGTACCCGCTCATCAGTTTCTTCTGCGCCTCTATCGACTTTTCCAGTATGAACGACGGGTCATCCTCGACATCGATATGATCCTCCTGGAAATCCTGGAATCGCCAGCAGAACTGGCAGTTTTCCGAGCACTGGTTAACCGCAGGCGTCATCTGCATGCATCTGTGCGACGCAATGCCGTAAAAACTCTGCTTGTAGCACCCCCTGTCATGTATCATGCTCTCCCTGGTCCAGTGGCATACCTTTACAGCGCTGTGTTCACCCACCACCTTGTAATGCTGCTTTTCAAGCACAGCCTTTCTTTGGGAATCCATAACGCCGATATTGCGTCTTGATATTAGAGTATTGTGAGTTTTTGCTGCTTGCTGCCGAATCCGCGATCGTATTTCATGATTCCCGTCCTGCGAGGATGAACGTGGGCCCTCGTTGAATGATGAGGTAGGTTTTTGACCCTCCAATAAGAGGTCATTTTGCAGCCTGCATGACCTGCATTTTACCAAGAAGGCGCGAAATTCTTTCCGAGTCTTCCGGCTCGTCGATAAGGTTTGAAACGTCCTCAACCGTGAATGACAGCCTGCCTATCATCGAAAGTGCAAACTGGTCCGAGGATTTGAATGCGCTTCTGAAAAATGGAATCACATCATCCCTTGCATGGGCGATTGAACAGTGGCAATAACCGGCGATCTTTTCCTCCATCGACGCCCTTGACCTGATCAGTGAATTTCTGTAGCCTATCCGCATTAGCATGTAAGGGAACCTGGGCAATGGAGAA of the Candidatus Sysuiplasma jiujiangense genome contains:
- the twy1 gene encoding 4-demethylwyosine synthase TYW1: MDSQRKAVLEKQHYKVVGEHSAVKVCHWTRESMIHDRGCYKQSFYGIASHRCMQMTPAVNQCSENCQFCWRFQDFQEDHIDVEDDPSFILEKSIEAQKKLMSGYKGDPRCTLTKWEESQSPKHVAISLTGEPTAYSRLGEYIELCHRNGMTTFLVTNGTNPDVLRKLNPLPTQLYVTVAAPTREIFTKICAPIRSNAWEQLMETLELLPSLNTRKVIRHTLVKDWTMGFEETYAALDSVAKPHFIESKGYVHVGYSRERLSIRNMPSHEEIKGFANTLGKLLGNYRIQSEREDSRVVLLVRDGVNRWLPGLERPVEEEIRYNRARKQVTA